A single window of Actinoallomurus bryophytorum DNA harbors:
- a CDS encoding helix-turn-helix transcriptional regulator — translation MSSADRLTRLLALVPYVISRTSVSVAEAAAAFEVTEKQLIDDLNLLWCVELRAPDPYCPIDLSYEGGEIVVSEAESISRPLRLDVDEASALLVALRTLAEIPERGDAVSRVIAKLEDAAGSAARPSSQVSVQVDVRPDVLVRVRAGLDEGRRLRMTYYVPGRDENTDRDVDPMRLLLVDGWSYLEGWCRKAEAVRLFRLDRIVELEVLDVAASIPADAEPVDVDRGLFRPSPDDIRVLLELTPSGRWVADHYPCESVTDLGEGRLRVELRTRDTRWVRRLALRLAGDGTIIAPGGLAAEVRDDAERALGLYA, via the coding sequence ATGAGCTCGGCCGACCGTCTCACGCGGCTTCTCGCGCTGGTCCCGTACGTCATCAGCCGCACCTCGGTGAGCGTCGCGGAGGCCGCGGCGGCGTTCGAGGTCACCGAGAAGCAGCTGATCGACGACCTGAACCTCCTGTGGTGCGTCGAGCTGCGCGCCCCCGACCCGTACTGCCCGATCGACCTGTCCTACGAGGGCGGGGAGATCGTGGTGAGCGAGGCCGAGTCGATCAGCCGCCCGCTGCGGCTCGACGTGGACGAGGCCTCCGCGCTGCTGGTGGCGCTGCGCACGCTCGCCGAGATCCCGGAGCGCGGCGACGCGGTGAGCCGGGTGATCGCCAAGCTGGAGGACGCGGCCGGCAGCGCGGCACGGCCGAGCAGCCAGGTGTCGGTGCAGGTGGACGTCCGCCCGGACGTCCTGGTCCGCGTACGCGCCGGGCTCGACGAGGGCCGGCGGCTGCGGATGACCTACTACGTGCCCGGCCGCGACGAGAACACCGACCGCGACGTGGACCCGATGCGCCTGCTCCTGGTCGACGGCTGGTCCTATCTGGAGGGCTGGTGCCGCAAGGCCGAGGCGGTACGCCTGTTCCGGCTGGACCGCATCGTGGAGCTGGAGGTGTTGGACGTCGCCGCGAGCATCCCCGCGGACGCCGAGCCGGTCGACGTCGACCGCGGGCTGTTCCGGCCGTCGCCGGATGACATCCGGGTCCTGCTGGAGCTGACGCCGTCCGGGCGCTGGGTCGCCGACCACTACCCGTGCGAGAGCGTCACCGACCTGGGGGAGGGACGCCTGCGCGTCGAGCTGCGCACCCGCGACACCCGCTGGGTACGCAGGCTTGCGCTGCGGCTGGCCGGCGACGGCACGATCATCGCGCCGGGCGGCCTGGCGGCCGAGGTGCGCGACGACGCCGAGCGTGCGCTGGGCCTTTACGCCTAG